TGCCCGGGAACGGCTGTAAGAGTAGGTGTAGCTCAGTCGCCGACGCGGCGCCGAAACATGAACGTCGTGTCATTCGACGCAGTGGGGTCGAACGCGTAGCCTTCGGCGGCGAAATCTTTCAGTTTCTCGGGCGAATCGATCCGGTGCTCGACCGCGAACCGCGCCATCAAGCCACGCGCTCGCTTCGCATGAAAACTGACGATCTTGTAGCGGCCGCCTTTCCAGTCCTCGAAGACGGGCGTCACGACGCGCGCGTCGAGCCGTTTGGGCCGGACCGACTTGAAGTACTCGGCCGACGCGCAGTTCACCAGTACGCGCGCCGCGCCTTTGCCACGGCGCAACTGTGCATTGAGGGCGTCGGTGATGCGCTCGCCCCAGAACGCGTATAGATCCTTGCCGCGCGCATTCGGCAGCCGCGTGCCCATTTCGAGGCGGTAGGGTTGCAGCAGGTCGAGCGGGCGCAGCAAGCCGTAGAGCCCCGACAGGACGCGCACGTGATGCTGGGCATAATCGAGATCGGCGGCCGAAAGGGTCTTCGCGTCGAAGCCTTCGTAGACGTCGCCGTTGAACGCGAGCACGGCCTGCTTGGCGTTGTCCGCGCGAAATTGCGGTGACCAATCGGCATAGCGTTGAAAATTCAGATGCGCGAGCGCGTCCGAAATATCCATCAGCGAAGCAATCTGCTGGGGCGAATAGCGGCGCAATTCGCCGATGAGCTGCGCCGCATCGGCGACGAAATCGGGAATCGTGTGCTTCGAGACGTGCGGCGGGGTTTCGTAGTCGAGCGACTTGGCCGGAGACAAAACAATTATCATAAAGGCTCGCCGGCACGCCGTGCCGAGCGGTGGAAACGAAAACCCGATTGTAGCGAATGCCTCATACCGATGCCGAAGGCTTGAAGACCGTGCCGCGCGTGGTGCTCGATTCCAACGTCTGGATCGACATTCTCGTGTTCGACGACGGCGCGACACGCCCGATCCATGCCGCCCTCGAGCGCGGCGATCTCGATGCCGTCATCGACGCGCGGTGCTTGGCCGAGCTCGCCCACGTGCTCGACTATCCGCAGTTCGTCGCGCGCGCCGTCGACAAAGCGGCCGCGCTCGCCACCGTCACGCGGCTCGCCGCGCTTGCGCAGCCGCAAGCGGTGCTCGGCGAGCTCGCGCCGCTGCCTAAATGCAAGGATCGCGACGATCAAAAATTTCTCGAGCTCGCGCAGGCGGCCAAGGCCGATTGGCTCGTCTCGAAAGACCGCGCGCTGCTCAAGCTGAACAAGCGCACGACTCGCGATTTCGGGTTTCGGATCGCCGAACCGGCGCCGTTCGTGTCGGCGTGCTCGCTGCCTGGCGATCCCGCGGCCGGCGCGCACCGCGCAGCCACCGAAGCAGCATCGGCTTGAGCGCGAGCAGCATGGCGCAGCTTCGCGTATCGTCATGGCTGCACCGAGCGTCGGGAGCAAGCCGAGCCATTGCCCGCGGATTTCGTCTCCAATCGTTTTCCCTTTGCCATCGACCTTGCCTGAGCATCGCACCATGAATGCACCGCACGAACCGACTCGCCCGCCCTTCGCCCTCGCCTCGCGTCTGCCGAACGTCGGCACGACGATCTTCACGGTCATGAGCGCGCTTGCCGCGCAGCGCGGCGCGGTCAACCTCGGCCAAGGTTTCCCCGACTTCGATTGCGATGCGCGGATCGTCGAAGCCGTGTCGCACGCGATGCGCGAAGGCCATAACCAATATCCGCCGATGGCCGGCGTCGCGCCGCTGCGCGAAGCGATCGCGCGCAAGATCGAAGCGATCCACGGCCGCGCCTACGATCCGCAAACGGAAATCACCGTCACGGCCGGCGCCACCCAGGCGCTGCTCACGGCGATCCTCGCCACCGTCCACCCGGGCGACGAGGTCGTCGTGATCGAGCCGACTTACGACAGCTATGTCCCGTCGATCGAGCTCGCGGGCGGCAAACCCATGTTCGTGGCGCTCGAGGCGCCCCACTACGCAATCGACTTCGACAAGCTCGCGCGAGCGATCACGCCGCGCACGCGCCTGTTGCTCATCAACACGCCGCACAACCCAACCGGCAGAGTCTGGCATGCCGACGACATGCGGCGCCTCGAAGAGATCGTGCGCAACACGAACGTGTTGATTCTCTCCGATGAAGTCTACGAACACATGGTGTTCGACGGCGCCCCGCACGAAAGCGTCGCGCGCTACCCCGAACTGGCCCGCCGTAGCTTCGTCGTCTCGAGCTTCGGCAAGACGTTCCACGTCACGGGCTGGAAAGTCGGCTACGTAGCTGCTCCCGCCGCATTGACGGCGGAGTTCCGCAAGGTCCATCAGTTCAACGTCTTTACCGTGAACACGCCGATGCAGGTCGGTTTAGCCGACTATCTCGCCGATCCGGCGCCGTACCTCGAATTGCCGGCGTTCTACCAGCGCAAGCGCGACTTTTTCCGCGCGGGGCTGGCCGGGACGCGCTTCAATCTACTGCCTTGCGAAGGCACGTACTTCCAGTGCGTCGACTATTCGGCGATCAGCGACCTGCCCGAAGCGGAGTTCGCGAAATGGCTGACGACCGAGATCGGGGTAGCGGCCATCCCTGTCTCGGCGTTTTATCATGAGCCGCACGAGTCGAGCGTCGTCCGGTTTTGCTTCGCCAAGCGCGAACCCACGCTCGCGACCGCGCTCGAGCGGCTCGCGCGTCTTTGAGCCACGGCGATGCGCGAGCGTCCGACACCCTCGCGCGCGCATCGCATCCGCACGCTCCGGGCGCTCCGGGCGCTCCGAACCGCACGGCCTCGTCCGGCATCAAGCGGTCTTGGCGGCGAGAAATGCAGCCGTTTGCGCCTTGCGGTCGGCCGCGATACGCTGCGCGGCCGGCTTCTCTTGCTCGATGCGCTTGACGTACGCTTTCCAGTCGATGCCCGCATCGAACACGATGTCGCGGCCGAGCACGGTCTTGGTCATCAGGCCGATGAGCGGCAGGCTCACGTAGGCGCAGATGTCCGCGAACGTGAACGTCTCGCCGCGAAGATACGGCGCGAACTTCGCGATCCGCTTGAATCCCTCGACGTTGCGCTCGAGCACGCGCTGAACGCGCGCCTTCGTCTCGTCACTCGCCGCGGGGCCGGGCACCCACTTCGGGTAAAGGTCGCGAGCAACGAGTTCGATGCTCAGTTCGAGCACGGCCGCCAGCTCGCGCACCTTCGCCGCTTCGAACGGATCGGCCGGGAAAATCGGT
The sequence above is a segment of the Trinickia acidisoli genome. Coding sequences within it:
- the yaaA gene encoding peroxide stress protein YaaA codes for the protein MIIVLSPAKSLDYETPPHVSKHTIPDFVADAAQLIGELRRYSPQQIASLMDISDALAHLNFQRYADWSPQFRADNAKQAVLAFNGDVYEGFDAKTLSAADLDYAQHHVRVLSGLYGLLRPLDLLQPYRLEMGTRLPNARGKDLYAFWGERITDALNAQLRRGKGAARVLVNCASAEYFKSVRPKRLDARVVTPVFEDWKGGRYKIVSFHAKRARGLMARFAVEHRIDSPEKLKDFAAEGYAFDPTASNDTTFMFRRRVGD
- a CDS encoding glutathione S-transferase family protein, which translates into the protein MIELHGIAFSNYYNKVKFVLLEYDIAFEEVRVILPITDEATLAHTPVGKVPFIRTDEGDLSESQVIVEYLAARYPEKPIFPADPFEAAKVRELAAVLELSIELVARDLYPKWVPGPAASDETKARVQRVLERNVEGFKRIAKFAPYLRGETFTFADICAYVSLPLIGLMTKTVLGRDIVFDAGIDWKAYVKRIEQEKPAAQRIAADRKAQTAAFLAAKTA
- a CDS encoding putative toxin-antitoxin system toxin component, PIN family produces the protein MPHTDAEGLKTVPRVVLDSNVWIDILVFDDGATRPIHAALERGDLDAVIDARCLAELAHVLDYPQFVARAVDKAAALATVTRLAALAQPQAVLGELAPLPKCKDRDDQKFLELAQAAKADWLVSKDRALLKLNKRTTRDFGFRIAEPAPFVSACSLPGDPAAGAHRAATEAASA
- a CDS encoding pyridoxal phosphate-dependent aminotransferase, which produces MNAPHEPTRPPFALASRLPNVGTTIFTVMSALAAQRGAVNLGQGFPDFDCDARIVEAVSHAMREGHNQYPPMAGVAPLREAIARKIEAIHGRAYDPQTEITVTAGATQALLTAILATVHPGDEVVVIEPTYDSYVPSIELAGGKPMFVALEAPHYAIDFDKLARAITPRTRLLLINTPHNPTGRVWHADDMRRLEEIVRNTNVLILSDEVYEHMVFDGAPHESVARYPELARRSFVVSSFGKTFHVTGWKVGYVAAPAALTAEFRKVHQFNVFTVNTPMQVGLADYLADPAPYLELPAFYQRKRDFFRAGLAGTRFNLLPCEGTYFQCVDYSAISDLPEAEFAKWLTTEIGVAAIPVSAFYHEPHESSVVRFCFAKREPTLATALERLARL